The following proteins are co-located in the Paenibacillus sp. JNUCC32 genome:
- a CDS encoding DinB family protein, which yields MQDKNTANPPCILRNTLDFQFQIAWQMLDLHLTGLEDEEFFWRPASKGLHVYRESGIWRAEWPESEEYDVGPPSITWLTWHITYWWTMVLNHSFGKGTMTRNDIHSAGSVQEARERINDLRLRWEREAAALTDDAFLSTERTRWPFTDQPFHKLAAWLNVELMKNAAEIGYGRFLYAVNRK from the coding sequence ATGCAGGACAAAAATACGGCTAACCCGCCTTGTATCCTTCGAAACACCCTTGATTTCCAGTTCCAAATCGCTTGGCAGATGCTTGATTTGCATCTCACGGGCCTTGAAGACGAGGAGTTTTTTTGGCGGCCTGCCTCGAAGGGGCTTCATGTTTATCGCGAATCCGGAATCTGGCGCGCGGAATGGCCGGAATCCGAGGAGTACGACGTCGGCCCGCCCAGCATAACCTGGCTGACATGGCATATCACCTACTGGTGGACGATGGTGCTGAACCATTCGTTTGGCAAAGGGACGATGACCCGCAACGATATCCATTCTGCTGGGAGCGTTCAAGAGGCCAGAGAGCGGATTAACGATTTGAGACTGCGGTGGGAACGTGAAGCGGCGGCGTTGACGGACGATGCTTTTCTTTCGACGGAACGAACCCGGTGGCCTTTCACGGATCAACCCTTTCATAAGCTGGCGGCCTGGCTTAATGTCGAGCTGATGAAAAATGCGGCTGAGATCGGCTATGGTCGCTTCCTATATGCCGTAAACAGGAAATAA
- a CDS encoding NAD(P)/FAD-dependent oxidoreductase: MSKQADVMVIGAGVAGTSCALQLAKQGHRTILLDRQSFPRHKTCGEFMSPETREMLEYLGVHLQVQEMNPAAMNHASIVMPHGGVITAPLPGKATGISRYELDRLLHENALSAGAEIVTGSTVTEIRKRGDHRYEVETRQGNELIRYEARAVIGAYGTKKPRGVASAETYRDDTVYVGVKSHFAGITVPSRVELYFCDGGYVGISPVENGKVNVAALLTLKSVQGSGKSVPEILKAASRSNNRLTERLAEGEAVEGTQVSIAPLRLSDKPEPWSQYPHIGDAMLMLPPLCGDGMSVALRSSLLCSGWTDKYLNGEINFAQWQNQYTHDANRTFAQLLRRARRIQNLAFAKSNRFYPGIVRMIPGLASYIVKATRLSESGMGTR, from the coding sequence ATGTCAAAGCAAGCCGATGTGATGGTCATCGGCGCGGGAGTTGCCGGCACGAGCTGTGCCCTGCAGCTTGCCAAGCAGGGGCATCGTACGATACTGCTGGATCGCCAATCCTTTCCGCGCCACAAAACCTGCGGTGAATTCATGTCCCCAGAGACTCGAGAGATGCTGGAATATCTGGGTGTCCATCTTCAAGTCCAAGAGATGAATCCCGCTGCGATGAATCATGCCTCTATCGTGATGCCTCATGGCGGCGTCATCACCGCTCCGTTACCGGGTAAAGCTACCGGCATCAGCCGTTACGAGCTGGATCGCCTATTGCATGAGAATGCCTTGAGCGCGGGTGCGGAGATTGTAACGGGGTCTACCGTGACCGAGATCCGGAAGCGGGGCGATCATCGATATGAAGTCGAAACGAGGCAAGGGAACGAGCTAATTCGGTATGAGGCAAGAGCCGTCATTGGAGCCTACGGCACTAAGAAGCCGCGCGGTGTTGCTTCAGCCGAAACATATCGCGATGATACCGTATATGTCGGCGTAAAATCGCATTTTGCCGGCATCACAGTGCCTTCCAGGGTGGAGTTGTATTTTTGCGATGGCGGTTATGTCGGGATATCGCCGGTCGAGAATGGGAAGGTCAACGTGGCTGCATTGCTGACCTTGAAATCGGTACAAGGAAGCGGCAAATCGGTACCCGAAATTCTCAAAGCCGCATCGCGCTCGAACAATAGGTTAACTGAACGATTGGCTGAAGGAGAGGCGGTTGAGGGCACCCAGGTATCGATTGCCCCACTTCGTTTATCCGACAAACCGGAACCTTGGTCGCAATATCCGCACATCGGCGATGCCATGCTGATGCTTCCGCCGCTTTGCGGAGACGGAATGTCGGTTGCCCTGCGTTCATCACTGCTGTGCTCCGGCTGGACCGACAAATATTTAAACGGAGAAATCAACTTCGCTCAATGGCAAAATCAGTACACGCACGACGCCAATCGCACCTTTGCGCAGCTGCTTCGAAGGGCGAGAAGAATTCAGAATCTGGCTTTTGCCAAAAGCAATCGCTTCTATCCCGGCATCGTCCGAATGATCCCCGGACTGGCTTCCTATATCGTCAAAGCCACCCGTTTATCCGAATCGGGCATGGGCACCAGATAA
- a CDS encoding methyltransferase domain-containing protein, which produces MSFFRTLSIRAQEDELMDDFTMGGEELSEALRHLRRLNRIFAAPGPTLDGVVKLWKSIGCPYTLSIMDVGAGSGDVNRKLLQWSDQMGVELSITLVDVTEEACEEARRLFRHEPRVHVRRADVKELPDASADIVTGSQFIHHFQGQQLMEIVSHMLRTSVHGVVINDIHRHPVPYAAVWITTRLISRNRYIRHDGPLSVAKGFKGRDWRELKEQLNHATLTYRWKPLFRYSVVIPNDRKT; this is translated from the coding sequence ATGTCCTTCTTTAGAACGCTGTCCATCCGGGCACAAGAAGATGAGCTTATGGATGACTTCACCATGGGCGGAGAAGAGCTGAGCGAAGCGCTCCGGCATTTAAGGCGGTTGAATCGCATATTCGCGGCACCGGGCCCGACCTTGGACGGCGTGGTGAAGCTCTGGAAATCGATCGGCTGTCCGTATACCCTTAGCATCATGGATGTTGGCGCGGGTTCCGGCGATGTGAACCGGAAGCTGCTGCAATGGTCGGATCAAATGGGCGTGGAGCTGAGCATTACCTTAGTCGATGTGACGGAAGAAGCCTGCGAAGAGGCGAGACGGCTGTTTCGTCATGAACCGAGGGTTCATGTACGCCGCGCGGACGTTAAGGAACTGCCCGATGCGTCGGCTGATATCGTGACCGGATCCCAGTTCATCCACCATTTTCAGGGACAACAGCTCATGGAGATCGTGTCGCATATGCTGCGAACCTCCGTTCATGGCGTCGTCATTAACGATATCCATCGGCATCCTGTGCCTTACGCGGCCGTCTGGATCACAACGCGTCTCATCTCACGCAATCGTTATATTCGTCACGATGGGCCGTTATCGGTTGCCAAGGGGTTTAAAGGGAGAGATTGGAGAGAGCTGAAAGAGCAGCTTAATCACGCCACTTTGACCTATCGATGGAAGCCATTGTTCCGCTATTCCGTTGTTATCCCGAACGATAGGAAGACATAA
- a CDS encoding type III polyketide synthase encodes MKQTNGRSDVAILGMGTALPVHSVAQSDIAELIASTLQDRPDLARFARRVFRSCGVETRYTCESNYLDPLEKCRYLNSHDASVIPTTEERMDTYKREALPLGVEAAEKALKDAGMSPDRITHLITVSCTGQYQPGMDVLLIRKLGLSPRVNRLPLIFQGCAAGLKAIQMARDVVSGAPGSQVLVVCVELCTLHFQPVREREALFAASFFGDGASSCVIGQPEAEHRHYVELGTGYSVLLPDSTEDMTWEVGNTGFDLFLSPRIPKLLGTHLEDELRVLLGGDKLPELWAIHPGGRGIVDSVQEVMRLTDEQTQYSREILRTAGNLSSVTIMFVLNAMRQKMKERNEASTEGVAMAFGPGLTAELMRFTYVKAYAPSVKEQDHVLL; translated from the coding sequence ATGAAGCAAACAAACGGTAGATCCGATGTCGCGATTCTCGGGATGGGCACGGCATTGCCGGTGCATTCCGTAGCTCAGTCGGATATCGCAGAATTAATCGCATCCACGCTGCAGGACAGACCCGATCTGGCCCGCTTTGCCCGAAGAGTATTTCGATCCTGCGGTGTCGAAACTCGTTATACTTGCGAATCCAACTATCTGGATCCCTTGGAGAAGTGCCGATATTTGAACTCCCATGACGCGTCCGTCATTCCGACAACCGAAGAGCGTATGGATACATATAAGAGAGAGGCCCTTCCGCTTGGCGTGGAAGCTGCCGAGAAGGCATTGAAAGATGCCGGCATGTCTCCGGATCGAATTACGCATCTCATTACGGTCAGCTGCACGGGTCAATACCAGCCGGGGATGGATGTTCTGTTGATCCGGAAGCTGGGGCTTTCTCCGCGGGTCAATCGTTTGCCGTTAATCTTCCAAGGCTGTGCCGCTGGTCTTAAAGCAATCCAAATGGCGCGGGATGTTGTGAGCGGGGCGCCGGGTTCGCAGGTGCTGGTCGTGTGCGTCGAGCTTTGCACGCTTCACTTCCAGCCGGTTCGGGAGAGGGAAGCATTGTTTGCGGCCTCATTCTTCGGCGATGGTGCCTCGTCCTGTGTCATCGGTCAGCCGGAAGCAGAGCATCGGCATTATGTGGAGCTCGGCACGGGATATTCCGTCCTGCTCCCGGATTCAACGGAGGATATGACGTGGGAGGTAGGCAATACGGGCTTTGATCTTTTCCTGTCGCCGCGTATTCCCAAATTGCTCGGTACTCATCTGGAGGATGAGCTTCGTGTTCTGCTGGGAGGCGACAAGCTTCCGGAATTATGGGCGATCCATCCGGGCGGCCGGGGCATCGTAGATTCGGTGCAGGAAGTAATGCGCTTGACCGATGAGCAAACCCAATACAGCCGGGAGATTCTAAGAACGGCAGGCAATCTCTCCTCCGTGACGATTATGTTCGTGCTGAACGCGATGCGCCAGAAGATGAAAGAACGTAATGAAGCTTCGACGGAAGGAGTAGCCATGGCTTTCGGACCTGGCTTGACGGCGGAGCTTATGCGTTTTACCTATGTAAAGGCTTATGCGCCATCGGTTAAGGAGCAGGACCATGTCCTTCTTTAG
- a CDS encoding Gfo/Idh/MocA family protein — MNKVKVALIGAGLRGINYMEYALQHPHEMEVVAVAEPNRQRREQFQERHGLEDAACFENWNDFFTAPKVADAVFICTQDKQHFEPTMRALAAGYHVLLEKPMSPDPEECIRMGEMASQAGLVFSICHVLRYTPFFSTIKELLEREAIGRLMSIQHNENVGYWHQAHSFVRGNWRRTEDSSPMILAKSCHDLDMLLWLADSDCVRVSSFGSLSHFTAAQAPEGAPKRCLDGCPVSDECLYYAPDHYLTEDTNWPTSAISDDMSYDARYQALLEGPYGRCVYHCDNDVVDHQVVNMEFANSVTVAFTMSAFTRDVSRTIKLMGTRGEIRGAMEKNEIEIIHFGSGKVERISFADRGGHVGHGGGDMGLIKDFLRLVQTGGNNQGLTSASRSVQSHLMAFAAEQSRVDGKIIELKVFAQQFSEPIRTMSGN; from the coding sequence ATGAATAAAGTGAAGGTCGCCCTGATCGGAGCCGGACTGCGGGGCATCAATTATATGGAATATGCCCTGCAGCATCCCCATGAGATGGAGGTAGTCGCCGTCGCAGAACCGAATCGGCAGCGGAGGGAACAGTTTCAAGAAAGGCATGGGCTTGAAGACGCGGCATGCTTCGAGAATTGGAATGATTTTTTTACAGCGCCCAAGGTCGCGGACGCCGTGTTCATATGTACCCAGGATAAGCAGCATTTCGAGCCGACAATGCGGGCGCTTGCGGCCGGCTACCATGTGCTTCTGGAAAAGCCGATGTCTCCGGATCCCGAAGAGTGCATCCGGATGGGTGAAATGGCTTCGCAGGCCGGTTTGGTATTTTCGATCTGTCATGTGCTTCGGTACACGCCGTTTTTTTCCACCATCAAGGAGCTGCTGGAGCGTGAGGCTATCGGCCGATTGATGTCGATTCAGCATAACGAGAACGTGGGTTATTGGCATCAAGCGCACAGCTTTGTGCGGGGGAATTGGCGGCGGACGGAAGATTCCAGCCCAATGATACTGGCCAAGTCCTGCCATGATCTTGATATGCTGCTCTGGCTTGCCGATTCGGATTGCGTCCGGGTGTCCTCCTTCGGCTCCTTGAGCCATTTTACGGCTGCACAGGCACCGGAAGGCGCACCGAAGCGCTGTTTGGACGGATGTCCGGTCTCGGATGAGTGCCTCTATTATGCACCTGATCATTATTTGACCGAGGACACGAATTGGCCGACCTCGGCGATCAGCGACGATATGAGTTATGATGCCCGATATCAAGCGCTGCTGGAGGGGCCGTACGGCAGATGCGTATACCATTGCGACAATGACGTGGTGGATCATCAGGTCGTCAATATGGAGTTTGCCAACAGCGTGACGGTCGCCTTCACGATGAGTGCGTTTACGCGAGATGTCAGCCGCACGATCAAGCTGATGGGAACCCGCGGGGAAATCCGCGGAGCCATGGAGAAGAACGAAATAGAGATCATTCACTTTGGCAGCGGGAAGGTCGAGCGAATTTCTTTTGCGGACCGGGGCGGCCATGTCGGCCACGGCGGCGGAGATATGGGTCTGATCAAGGATTTTCTGAGATTGGTGCAAACGGGAGGAAACAATCAAGGACTTACATCGGCAAGCCGTTCCGTTCAAAGCCACCTTATGGCATTCGCGGCTGAGCAGTCGAGAGTGGATGGAAAGATCATCGAGCTAAAGGTGTTTGCGCAGCAGTTCAGCGAGCCGATCAGAACGATGTCCGGAAATTAA
- a CDS encoding carbohydrate ABC transporter permease, whose protein sequence is MHKPTISRRLFVITNTLVLSLITLLGIIPFVHLLSISLSSNTAAMAGEVRLWPVGFNLDAYRYLGEKVEFFRSFRVSLTRVVLGTAVNMLLVFITAYPLSKSNHQFKFRTPYVWFFAITMFFGGGLIPTYMVVKNTGLIDSVWALILPGALNVWNMVLMLNFFRTIPKELEEAATIDGAGHWRILWRIYLPVSLPSIATIGLFTIVGHWNAWFDGILYLNSPEKYPLQTYLSTLIMSINSQMTSISIEQIKAMENLSEKTLRTAQIFMGALPIMVVYPFLQKYFVKGMTVGSVKE, encoded by the coding sequence ATGCATAAACCAACGATCAGCAGAAGGCTGTTTGTAATCACGAATACGCTGGTGCTGTCCCTCATCACCTTGCTCGGTATCATTCCGTTCGTTCATTTGCTCTCGATTTCGCTAAGCTCGAATACGGCCGCAATGGCGGGAGAAGTGAGACTCTGGCCCGTGGGCTTTAACCTGGACGCTTACCGGTACTTGGGCGAAAAGGTAGAGTTTTTCCGTTCGTTCCGCGTCTCGCTTACCCGAGTCGTGTTGGGGACGGCGGTGAATATGCTTCTCGTATTCATAACGGCGTATCCATTATCGAAATCGAATCATCAATTTAAGTTCCGTACGCCGTATGTGTGGTTTTTTGCCATAACGATGTTTTTCGGCGGGGGATTGATTCCCACGTACATGGTCGTGAAGAATACCGGACTCATCGACTCCGTGTGGGCTTTGATTCTGCCTGGAGCGCTTAACGTATGGAACATGGTTCTGATGCTGAACTTCTTCAGGACGATCCCGAAGGAGCTGGAAGAAGCGGCAACGATTGACGGTGCGGGACACTGGAGAATATTATGGCGAATTTACCTGCCGGTTTCGCTGCCGTCCATTGCGACAATCGGTCTGTTCACCATCGTGGGGCACTGGAATGCTTGGTTTGACGGTATTCTGTATTTGAATTCGCCGGAAAAATACCCGCTGCAAACCTATTTGTCCACCCTCATTATGTCGATCAATTCCCAAATGACCTCGATTTCGATCGAACAGATCAAGGCGATGGAGAATTTGAGCGAAAAAACGCTTCGAACGGCCCAAATCTTCATGGGCGCACTGCCGATCATGGTCGTGTATCCGTTCCTGCAGAAGTATTTTGTCAAAGGGATGACGGTCGGAAGCGTGAAAGAATAA
- a CDS encoding ABC transporter permease, producing MRTLKKEYLLHLMLLPGVIVTLIYAYGPMAGLVMAFQQFEPLAGFFRSDFVGFDNFRYVFELPDFKQVLWNTIVISVFKMVLFLLVPLILALLLNEVTRRWFSRFIQSAIFLPFFLSWTVLGGVIIELFSLNGPVNGLLGALHMEPIMFMLDNNWFRGIVIGSDVWKGMGYNMIVMLAAITGIHATLYEAAEVDGAGRWKQMIHITLPGMAPILILLGVLSLGGILNAGFEQILIMYNPTVYEGADIIDTFVYRLGMFSQQFGPAAAVGFFKSVISLALVAVTYYAAYKYNNYRIF from the coding sequence GTGAGAACGCTGAAAAAAGAATATTTGCTGCATTTGATGCTGCTGCCGGGAGTCATTGTCACGTTGATTTACGCATACGGGCCCATGGCCGGCCTTGTGATGGCCTTTCAGCAATTCGAGCCGCTGGCAGGATTCTTCCGCTCGGATTTCGTCGGTTTCGATAATTTCCGCTATGTCTTCGAACTGCCCGATTTCAAGCAGGTTCTGTGGAATACCATCGTGATTTCCGTATTTAAAATGGTTTTGTTTTTACTGGTGCCCCTGATATTGGCACTGCTCCTCAACGAAGTCACGCGAAGATGGTTTTCGCGCTTTATCCAATCCGCCATCTTTCTGCCGTTCTTTCTGTCCTGGACCGTGCTCGGCGGCGTCATCATCGAATTGTTCTCCTTGAATGGTCCGGTGAACGGCCTTCTGGGCGCGCTCCATATGGAACCGATCATGTTCATGCTGGATAATAACTGGTTCCGCGGGATCGTCATCGGATCGGATGTATGGAAAGGGATGGGTTACAACATGATCGTCATGCTTGCAGCCATCACCGGAATCCATGCGACGCTGTATGAGGCAGCAGAAGTAGACGGAGCCGGAAGATGGAAGCAGATGATTCACATCACGCTGCCTGGCATGGCGCCGATTCTCATTTTGCTTGGCGTGTTAAGCCTAGGCGGCATCCTTAACGCAGGCTTCGAGCAGATCTTGATCATGTACAACCCGACGGTTTATGAAGGGGCGGATATTATTGATACCTTCGTTTATCGACTGGGCATGTTCAGCCAGCAGTTCGGTCCTGCCGCCGCCGTCGGTTTCTTTAAATCCGTCATCTCTCTGGCGCTCGTGGCCGTGACGTACTATGCGGCTTACAAATATAACAATTATCGGATCTTTTAG
- a CDS encoding extracellular solute-binding protein → MKWTKLAKMMLISTMTLSVMAACSNQGNESEGTPNKTSAEEANSNTTPPDPLGKYPETVTVTQVLGYNPPEDPRTPQGITPEQNAYFKDLKDMLNIEVQYKWTVPSSQFEQKFSLAMASADLPDIMELDQKNFEKLKKQDMLADLTQAYNDFASPALKKYMESDGGFAMKTFTSDGKLLAIPGFEDPFLSTQLLWIRKDWLDNLKLQPPKTMDELEQVARAFVQQDPDQNGKNDTYGIAMQKNLFFWGFDLRGFFNGFGAYPSIGDNQSAWIKDDSGKLIPGLIQPEVKTALGKLQSWYKEGILDKEFALKDENKSVEDITAGKVGISYGEWWYPNWPLNLNVDKDPKADWIALQIPGLGGPGKSMVPKIRSNKLVVVNKKMKNPEAAIKMINFYIEMGNKKYMDQNKAEKGYVYNWFNPRIYNPAQIETIYTEVNKALDANQTEITLDDENYKNVADVFKAAKDYLAGNTANASKGVNWGQYFSRAAKDGGWGMTRQIKENQAYVNNEFYGLPTATQVEKGSQLDKLMQETFTKIVMGASLDEFDKFVQSWKSLGGDQITQEVNDWYGQQGAK, encoded by the coding sequence ATGAAATGGACCAAACTAGCGAAAATGATGTTGATTAGCACGATGACGCTTTCGGTAATGGCGGCATGCTCGAATCAGGGGAACGAATCGGAGGGGACACCGAACAAAACCTCTGCCGAGGAGGCGAACTCCAATACAACGCCGCCGGATCCTCTCGGCAAATATCCTGAAACGGTAACGGTCACGCAAGTGCTTGGCTACAATCCGCCCGAGGACCCGCGGACGCCGCAAGGGATCACGCCCGAACAGAATGCTTATTTCAAAGACCTCAAAGACATGCTGAACATTGAAGTCCAGTACAAATGGACGGTGCCTTCCAGCCAGTTCGAGCAAAAGTTTTCATTAGCCATGGCTTCGGCCGACCTGCCGGACATTATGGAGCTGGATCAGAAGAACTTCGAGAAGCTGAAGAAGCAGGACATGCTTGCCGATCTCACCCAAGCTTATAACGACTTCGCTTCGCCGGCACTGAAAAAATACATGGAATCCGACGGCGGCTTTGCGATGAAGACGTTTACCTCAGACGGAAAGCTGCTCGCGATTCCCGGTTTCGAGGATCCGTTCCTGTCCACCCAGCTGCTCTGGATCCGCAAGGACTGGCTCGATAACCTGAAGCTGCAGCCGCCGAAAACGATGGATGAGCTGGAGCAGGTTGCTAGAGCCTTTGTGCAGCAGGATCCCGATCAAAACGGCAAAAACGACACCTACGGTATCGCCATGCAAAAGAATCTGTTCTTTTGGGGCTTTGACCTGAGGGGCTTCTTCAATGGATTTGGCGCTTACCCTTCCATTGGGGACAATCAATCGGCCTGGATCAAGGACGACAGCGGCAAGCTGATCCCCGGGCTCATACAACCGGAAGTCAAGACCGCGCTGGGCAAGCTGCAGTCCTGGTACAAGGAGGGAATTCTGGACAAAGAATTCGCCTTGAAGGACGAGAACAAGTCCGTTGAAGATATTACGGCAGGCAAGGTGGGCATTTCTTACGGGGAATGGTGGTATCCGAACTGGCCGTTGAATCTGAATGTTGACAAGGATCCCAAGGCAGACTGGATTGCCCTTCAGATTCCCGGACTCGGCGGGCCGGGCAAGTCCATGGTACCCAAAATCCGCAGCAACAAACTCGTGGTCGTGAACAAAAAAATGAAGAATCCGGAAGCCGCCATCAAAATGATCAACTTCTACATCGAGATGGGCAACAAGAAATACATGGACCAGAACAAAGCGGAAAAAGGATACGTCTACAATTGGTTCAACCCACGGATCTATAATCCGGCACAAATCGAAACGATCTATACGGAAGTAAACAAGGCTCTCGATGCAAACCAAACGGAAATCACGCTGGATGACGAGAACTACAAAAATGTGGCCGACGTCTTCAAGGCGGCAAAGGATTATCTTGCAGGCAATACCGCGAATGCCTCGAAAGGCGTAAACTGGGGCCAATATTTCAGCCGGGCGGCGAAAGACGGCGGCTGGGGCATGACGCGGCAAATCAAAGAGAATCAAGCTTACGTAAATAACGAGTTCTACGGACTGCCAACGGCAACTCAAGTCGAGAAGGGCTCCCAGCTTGATAAGCTGATGCAGGAAACCTTCACCAAGATCGTCATGGGGGCCTCGCTGGACGAATTCGATAAATTCGTTCAGAGCTGGAAATCGCTGGGCGGGGATCAGATCACCCAGGAAGTCAATGATTGGTACGGCCAGCAGGGCGCCAAATAA
- a CDS encoding response regulator: MYRLLIVDDEPVIVNGLVQLFQEQTQFDLDVWKAYSAKEAVEIAMRVKLDILVSDIRMPQKNGLQLIDEIAYYWPHCRIIFLTGYSEFEYVHEALRKNVDNYILKTEGIDPIFQAVQEASSRLDEENRRRIQAEKAKVHFQMAEPLLKRELILKVLKGEALSSLLSQPRYEEVGFGIDADRPAFLLVGRIGIAPEAKTKNAVQAVQMMFIHDLPSSFSCEHAVLDEDLLVWLLQPGEELLDRYRRFEPEGVLHWQGMMSYMRGILEQVQNECEELLGVQVSFGISGNLLHQWETVGEQLHALRTMLHSRAALGQQMVVADIGKAKEHEEMIHGNSPLRQDDMKLDVIDRIHRYILEHMSGDVSLTAIAEEVHFNPSYLSRYYKQLTGQNLLEYIQAKKLEGALHLMQHTNMKLQEIAVRLGFESPSYFTTFFKKKMGVTPQEYRNTQ; the protein is encoded by the coding sequence ATGTACAGACTGTTGATCGTGGACGACGAGCCCGTCATCGTGAACGGCTTGGTTCAGCTTTTTCAGGAGCAAACGCAATTCGACCTGGATGTATGGAAAGCCTATTCCGCCAAGGAAGCGGTGGAGATCGCCATGAGAGTGAAGCTGGACATCCTGGTCAGCGATATACGAATGCCCCAGAAGAACGGGCTTCAGCTGATTGACGAAATTGCGTACTATTGGCCGCACTGCCGAATCATTTTTCTCACCGGTTACAGCGAGTTTGAATATGTGCACGAAGCCCTGCGCAAGAACGTGGATAACTACATCCTGAAAACCGAAGGCATCGATCCGATCTTTCAGGCTGTCCAAGAGGCTTCCTCCAGGCTGGATGAAGAGAACCGACGCAGAATCCAGGCAGAAAAGGCAAAGGTGCATTTTCAAATGGCCGAGCCTTTGCTCAAGCGCGAACTCATACTAAAGGTATTGAAAGGAGAAGCCTTGAGTTCCCTATTGTCGCAGCCCCGTTATGAAGAGGTGGGGTTCGGTATCGACGCAGATCGGCCGGCATTCCTTCTCGTTGGAAGGATCGGGATAGCCCCGGAGGCCAAGACGAAGAATGCCGTGCAAGCCGTTCAGATGATGTTTATCCACGACTTGCCCAGCTCGTTTTCCTGTGAGCATGCCGTACTAGATGAAGACTTGCTGGTATGGCTGCTGCAGCCGGGCGAGGAGCTTCTGGACCGTTATCGGAGGTTTGAGCCGGAGGGTGTGCTTCATTGGCAGGGCATGATGTCGTATATGAGGGGCATCCTGGAGCAGGTGCAAAATGAGTGCGAAGAGCTGCTTGGCGTTCAGGTTTCTTTCGGGATATCGGGCAATCTTCTGCATCAATGGGAAACGGTAGGAGAACAGCTTCATGCTTTGCGGACCATGCTGCACAGCAGGGCGGCGCTGGGACAACAGATGGTCGTTGCCGATATCGGAAAGGCCAAGGAACACGAAGAGATGATACATGGGAATAGCCCGTTGAGGCAGGATGACATGAAATTGGATGTGATCGACCGGATCCACAGGTACATACTGGAGCATATGTCCGGGGACGTCTCCTTGACCGCCATAGCGGAGGAAGTGCATTTTAACCCTTCCTATCTTTCGCGCTACTACAAGCAGCTGACGGGTCAAAACCTGCTGGAGTATATTCAGGCGAAAAAGCTGGAGGGGGCGCTTCATCTGATGCAGCATACGAACATGAAATTACAAGAGATTGCCGTGCGGCTCGGATTCGAATCCCCGTCGTATTTCACGACGTTTTTCAAGAAAAAGATGGGCGTAACCCCGCAGGAATACCGAAATACCCAATAA